Proteins co-encoded in one Euleptes europaea isolate rEulEur1 chromosome 1, rEulEur1.hap1, whole genome shotgun sequence genomic window:
- the FDX2 gene encoding ferredoxin-2, mitochondrial, whose amino-acid sequence MAASWAAPRGAVLGAARRLLLSSGPARRRFRTAVTDQAEDENCMAEPVNVVFVDRSGRRIPVKGRVGDDVLRLAQRNSIELEGACEASLACSTCHVYVSHDFVDKLPTPDEREEDMLDMAPLLQENSRLGCQIVLCKELEGAEFTLPKITRNFYVDGHIPKPH is encoded by the exons ATGGCGGCCTCCTGGGCGGCCCCGCGCGGGGCTGTGCTGGGCGCCGCCAGGCGGCTCCTGCTGAGCTCCGGCCCGGCCCGGCGCCGCTTCCGCACTGCTg taaCCGACCAGGCAGAAGATGAGAACTGCATGGCAGAACC AGTGAACGTGGTGTTTGTAGACCGATCCGGACGGAGGATCCCCGTAAAAGGCAGAGTGGGAGATGATGTTCTGCGCTTGGCTCAAAGGAACAGCATCGAACTGGAAG GAGCCTGTGAGGCATCTCTGGCCTGCTCTACCTGTCATGTCTATGTGAGCCATGATTTTGTGGACAAGCTTCCCACCCCGGATGAACG GGAGGAGGACATGTTGGACATGGCCCCCCTACTCCAGGAGAACTCCCGCCTGGGCTGCCAGATCGTCCTCTGCAAAGAACTGGAGGGAGCGGAGTTCACcctccccaaaatcaccaggaacTTTTACGTGGACGGACACATCCCCAAGCCGCACTGA